A genomic stretch from Paraburkholderia dioscoreae includes:
- a CDS encoding NADPH-dependent FMN reductase: protein MTSFDHPRRPLVVGIGGTTRAASSTERALGFALRGAQAAGANTRLFGGTFLHSLPHYAPEQPQRTDEQLELIEAVRHADALIIATPGYHGGVSGLVKNALDTLEELRADERPYLDGRAVGCIVTAYGWQAAGSVLTSLRSIVHALRGWPTPFGAGINTLETRFDTVDTCSDAKVVDQLATVGQQAAQFALAFNAHRTPDAAPLGSALKDSPSARLLHAV, encoded by the coding sequence TTGACCAGTTTCGATCATCCTCGCCGGCCGCTCGTCGTCGGCATTGGCGGCACGACACGCGCCGCTTCGTCGACCGAACGCGCGCTCGGCTTCGCGCTGCGCGGCGCGCAAGCGGCGGGCGCGAACACCCGCCTGTTCGGCGGCACCTTCCTGCATAGCCTGCCTCACTATGCCCCGGAACAGCCGCAGCGCACGGATGAGCAACTCGAACTGATCGAGGCCGTGCGCCATGCGGACGCCCTGATCATCGCCACGCCCGGCTATCACGGCGGCGTATCCGGTCTCGTCAAGAACGCGCTCGACACGCTCGAGGAACTGCGCGCCGACGAGCGCCCGTATCTGGACGGCCGCGCGGTCGGCTGTATCGTCACCGCCTATGGCTGGCAGGCCGCCGGCTCGGTGCTGACCTCGTTGCGCTCGATCGTTCACGCGCTGCGCGGCTGGCCCACGCCTTTCGGTGCCGGAATCAACACGCTGGAAACGCGCTTCGATACCGTCGACACCTGTTCCGACGCGAAGGTGGTCGATCAGCTCGCCACGGTCGGCCAGCAAGCCGCGCAATTCGCGCTGGCGTTCAACGCGCATCGCACGCCGGACGCGGCGCCGCTCGGCAGCGCGCTCAAGGACTCGCCGTCCGCTCGCCTGCTGCACGCGGTTTAA
- the mdcE gene encoding biotin-independent malonate decarboxylase subunit gamma: MSDALTIPTGPHASRGRVWLHALTEREGQGFGQSQSVLFADAPLGDIDARFIAVVPDPANRFPRARQGEVGLEQGWALANIVRQTIDAHRGGDERRRPIVAVVDVVGQAYGRREELMGIHLACAAAANAYAQARLAGHPVIALIVGHAMSGAFLAHGYQANRIVALDAPDVLIHAMGQAAAARITRRTVEQLAELGNRIPPMSYDIRNYAKLGLLDSLIEGVDADAPDAAAVQQVRKVLAGTLDSIRQDGVRDLSARYRSKEAQTTRAASIEVRKRLAEQW, encoded by the coding sequence ATGAGCGATGCTCTCACGATACCCACCGGTCCTCATGCGAGCCGCGGGCGCGTATGGTTGCATGCGTTGACGGAGCGGGAGGGGCAGGGATTCGGCCAGAGCCAGTCGGTGTTGTTCGCCGATGCGCCGCTCGGCGATATTGACGCACGCTTTATCGCCGTGGTGCCTGACCCGGCTAACAGGTTTCCCCGTGCGCGCCAGGGTGAGGTCGGACTTGAGCAGGGCTGGGCGCTGGCAAACATCGTTCGGCAGACGATCGACGCGCATCGCGGCGGCGACGAGCGGCGCCGTCCCATCGTCGCAGTGGTCGATGTCGTCGGCCAGGCTTATGGGCGGCGTGAGGAACTGATGGGCATTCACCTGGCCTGTGCCGCGGCGGCCAACGCTTATGCGCAGGCCCGGCTGGCGGGTCACCCGGTCATCGCGCTGATTGTCGGGCACGCAATGTCGGGCGCCTTTCTCGCGCACGGCTACCAGGCGAACCGCATCGTCGCGCTGGATGCGCCCGACGTGCTGATCCACGCAATGGGACAGGCCGCTGCCGCGCGCATCACACGCCGCACGGTCGAACAGCTTGCCGAACTGGGTAATCGCATCCCGCCGATGTCGTACGACATCCGTAACTACGCGAAGCTTGGGCTGCTCGACAGCCTGATCGAGGGCGTCGATGCGGACGCGCCGGATGCTGCCGCTGTGCAACAGGTGCGCAAGGTGCTGGCCGGCACGCTTGACTCGATCCGGCAGGATGGCGTGCGCGATCTGTCGGCCCGCTACCGCTCGAAGGAGGCACAGACGACACGTGCGGCCTCGATCGAAGTACGCAAGCGCCTCGCGGAGCAATGGTAA
- the iaaH gene encoding indoleacetamide hydrolase has translation MTWTVDEQLALTATQAVAAIQSGRLSAADYVATLLARAAALASLNALTTLDLDGALAAARRIDALPAAEKARLPLAGLAVVVKDNINTAGLQTSAGTPALEGFVPDTNAPSVQRLIDAGAIVLGKANMHELAFGITSTNFATHAGPVRNPYDPTLIPGGSSGGTAAAIAARIAPAGLGTDTGGSTRIPAALTGTAGFRPSVGNGGAERRYHDPGAVVPISHTRDTVGPMARTVADIALLDGVITGAGALPAITLRGLRIGLPAPLWEGLERQVADVTKAALKTLEAAGVVLVPVAMNELDELNGMVGGPIAIHEARDDVLAWLVANDAPVKTVVEMAARIASPDVRAIYDGVLDDILGERYEAALNYWRPRLQRYMAATFADERLDALLFPTTRLAAVPIDDVNGSSTVSIDGSEPIDTMDAFLRNTDPASTSGIPGLSLPAGMTASGLPVGLELDGPLGEDRRLLAIGVAFEQLLGALPAPSI, from the coding sequence ATGACATGGACCGTCGATGAACAGCTCGCGTTGACGGCCACACAAGCCGTCGCCGCGATCCAGTCGGGCCGCCTGAGCGCCGCCGACTATGTGGCCACCCTGCTCGCGCGCGCGGCGGCGCTCGCTAGCCTCAATGCGCTCACCACGCTCGACCTCGACGGTGCGCTCGCCGCCGCGCGGCGTATCGACGCCTTGCCCGCTGCCGAGAAGGCACGCTTGCCGCTCGCCGGCCTCGCCGTGGTCGTGAAGGACAACATCAACACGGCCGGCTTGCAAACCTCAGCCGGCACACCGGCGCTCGAAGGCTTCGTGCCCGACACCAATGCGCCCTCCGTGCAGCGGCTCATCGACGCCGGCGCGATCGTGCTCGGCAAGGCCAATATGCACGAACTGGCATTCGGCATTACGAGTACGAACTTCGCCACGCACGCCGGACCGGTACGCAATCCCTACGATCCCACTCTGATTCCAGGCGGCTCGTCGGGCGGCACGGCGGCGGCAATTGCCGCGCGCATCGCGCCGGCGGGTCTGGGCACCGACACCGGCGGCTCGACCCGCATTCCTGCCGCATTGACTGGCACCGCGGGGTTTCGTCCGTCGGTCGGCAATGGCGGCGCCGAGCGGCGCTATCACGATCCGGGCGCCGTGGTGCCGATCAGCCATACGCGCGACACGGTCGGGCCGATGGCGCGCACCGTCGCCGATATTGCGCTGCTCGACGGCGTGATTACCGGCGCCGGCGCGTTGCCCGCCATCACCTTGCGTGGTTTGCGCATCGGCTTGCCCGCGCCGCTGTGGGAAGGACTCGAACGGCAGGTAGCGGACGTAACGAAGGCCGCATTGAAGACGCTCGAAGCGGCGGGTGTCGTGCTCGTACCGGTGGCGATGAACGAACTGGACGAGCTGAACGGCATGGTGGGCGGCCCGATCGCGATCCACGAGGCACGCGACGACGTACTCGCCTGGCTCGTCGCCAACGACGCGCCGGTCAAAACTGTCGTCGAGATGGCGGCCCGTATCGCCAGCCCGGACGTACGCGCGATCTACGACGGCGTACTCGACGATATCCTCGGCGAGCGCTACGAAGCGGCGCTGAATTATTGGCGGCCGCGCTTGCAGCGGTACATGGCCGCCACGTTCGCCGACGAGCGCCTCGACGCGCTGCTGTTTCCAACCACGCGCCTTGCCGCCGTGCCGATCGACGACGTGAACGGCTCGTCGACGGTCTCCATCGACGGTTCGGAGCCGATCGACACAATGGACGCGTTCCTGCGCAACACCGATCCGGCCAGCACCTCGGGCATTCCGGGGCTCTCGCTGCCGGCGGGCATGACGGCAAGCGGCCTGCCGGTCGGACTGGAACTGGACGGCCCGCTCGGCGAAGACCGGCGCCTTCTTGCAATCGGCGTTGCCTTCGAGCAGCTCCTCGGCGCGCTGCCCGCACCCTCGATCTGA
- a CDS encoding arsenate reductase/protein-tyrosine-phosphatase family protein produces MTRKYKVLFLCRENSARSIIAEALLRELAGHRFDAFSAGPEPAARVHPFAVAQLRPGISDLGVLSPKSWLEFTGEWAPRMDLVIALDESVDARHAPAFPGEPPSCVWSFADPLAGHMAEPERARLFDKVFWQIVRQVSAFIELPQYATPASTTASAAVVSAAIASPHRATTCDA; encoded by the coding sequence GTGACCAGAAAATATAAGGTGCTGTTTCTCTGCCGCGAGAATTCAGCACGCAGCATCATTGCTGAAGCTTTATTGCGGGAACTGGCGGGACACCGGTTTGACGCGTTCAGCGCGGGGCCGGAGCCGGCCGCGCGGGTTCATCCATTTGCCGTCGCGCAATTGCGGCCCGGCATTTCGGATCTTGGCGTACTGAGCCCGAAAAGCTGGCTGGAATTTACCGGCGAATGGGCACCGCGCATGGACCTCGTGATCGCACTGGACGAATCCGTCGACGCACGGCATGCGCCCGCGTTTCCGGGCGAACCACCGTCGTGCGTCTGGAGCTTTGCCGATCCGCTCGCGGGGCACATGGCCGAGCCGGAGCGCGCACGCCTGTTCGATAAGGTGTTCTGGCAGATCGTGCGGCAGGTCAGCGCGTTTATCGAACTACCGCAATACGCCACGCCGGCAAGCACCACGGCAAGCGCGGCCGTGGTCTCCGCAGCCATTGCTTCGCCGCACCGCGCCACGACGTGCGACGCATGA
- a CDS encoding fatty acid desaturase codes for MAIYLDDTQRNALSRLAASWTWRTQWPTWALIAAIYGGWFSVAMHARGLGLPVTMLLLALLGTWYMSLQHELLHGHPTHSPFINALLGFAPLAVCFPYGVYRDSHLQHHDDPHLTHPERDPESYFVSEFAWRRAGWAIRALLIFRNTFVGRLLVGPAFAIAATGVDALRRIKDGNWRDVPVWLAHFAALAALTAWLQQVCAIPAWVFIVGVGYGSLSLGSVRSFQEHRAAQAHEQRSVINEAAWFWRLLFLNNNYHLVHHDLPHVPWFALRKVYVTSRQQYIKRSGGFLVKGYGEWFRRYGIAVVAHPAADAGSGQFPESPPASVGFAGKLQVNFMVVVRDEARHEAHLSAPAERETAIEAL; via the coding sequence ATGGCGATTTACCTCGACGACACGCAACGCAACGCACTCTCCCGCCTGGCCGCAAGCTGGACATGGCGCACGCAGTGGCCAACCTGGGCACTAATAGCGGCGATCTACGGTGGATGGTTCAGCGTGGCGATGCATGCGCGCGGCCTGGGTTTACCCGTCACTATGCTTCTGCTGGCTTTGCTCGGGACGTGGTACATGTCGCTGCAACATGAACTGCTGCACGGTCATCCTACGCATTCGCCGTTCATCAACGCGCTGCTCGGTTTCGCGCCGCTCGCCGTGTGCTTTCCGTACGGCGTCTATCGCGATTCGCATCTTCAGCATCACGACGATCCGCATCTCACGCATCCCGAGCGCGACCCGGAGAGTTACTTCGTCAGCGAGTTCGCGTGGCGACGCGCGGGCTGGGCGATTCGCGCGCTGCTGATCTTCCGCAATACGTTTGTGGGCCGCCTGCTGGTCGGGCCGGCGTTCGCGATTGCCGCGACCGGAGTGGATGCACTGCGTCGAATCAAAGACGGTAATTGGCGCGATGTCCCGGTGTGGCTTGCGCACTTTGCCGCACTCGCCGCGCTTACGGCCTGGTTGCAACAGGTTTGCGCAATCCCGGCGTGGGTTTTTATTGTCGGGGTGGGTTATGGTTCGCTGTCGCTGGGTTCGGTCCGCTCGTTTCAGGAGCATCGCGCGGCGCAGGCGCACGAGCAACGCAGCGTCATCAATGAAGCGGCGTGGTTCTGGCGCCTGCTGTTTCTGAACAACAACTATCACCTCGTTCATCACGACTTGCCTCATGTCCCGTGGTTTGCACTACGGAAGGTTTATGTAACCTCGCGCCAGCAATACATCAAGCGCTCCGGAGGCTTTCTGGTAAAGGGTTACGGTGAATGGTTCAGGCGCTATGGAATCGCTGTTGTTGCCCATCCGGCGGCCGATGCTGGCTCCGGCCAGTTCCCGGAAAGTCCGCCTGCTTCCGTCGGTTTTGCAGGTAAATTGCAGGTAAATTTCATGGTAGTTGTCCGTGACGAAGCTCGCCATGAAGCTCACCTATCCGCTCCTGCTGAACGCGAAACCGCAATCGAAGCCTTATAG
- a CDS encoding AEC family transporter — translation MFNLIVTALLPVFLVLALGYFAGRRKLVDNQNVSSLNVLLMQFALPLTLFISIAKTPQSVIMQNGQLALLLTLGLVIVYAIVGWMHRKIFGLSLSDTAVQTLTIAFPNFASIGLPLVLPIFGQQAALSVAIAIAVGSVTISPMTLALLDLDKARQTDAGQSVSAARQFLIALGHSVRKPIFVGPMLGLIVALLGIKLPAIVGTALGPITAATAGIGLFLTGLMLSAQAIKIDADVTFGTAVKNIVQPLLVFGLARLFHFPATIAGQAALLTAIPAGFFGLVFGASSGVRPPVAGATLLVSSISSVVTLSIAIWLLAPK, via the coding sequence ATGTTCAACCTTATCGTTACCGCGCTGTTGCCGGTCTTTCTGGTACTCGCACTGGGCTATTTCGCCGGCAGGCGCAAGCTCGTCGACAACCAGAATGTGTCGAGTCTCAATGTCCTGCTCATGCAGTTCGCGTTGCCGCTCACCTTGTTCATCTCGATTGCGAAGACGCCGCAGTCGGTCATCATGCAGAATGGTCAACTGGCGCTTCTGCTCACGCTGGGCCTCGTCATCGTGTATGCGATCGTCGGGTGGATGCACCGGAAGATATTCGGCCTGTCGCTGTCCGACACGGCGGTGCAGACGCTGACGATCGCGTTCCCGAATTTCGCATCGATCGGCTTGCCGCTGGTGCTGCCCATCTTCGGGCAACAGGCGGCACTGTCGGTTGCAATCGCGATCGCAGTCGGCTCGGTCACCATTTCGCCAATGACGCTTGCGTTGCTCGATCTGGACAAGGCGCGCCAGACGGACGCTGGCCAGTCGGTATCTGCGGCACGCCAGTTCCTGATCGCGCTCGGGCATTCGGTGCGCAAGCCCATCTTCGTGGGGCCGATGCTGGGACTCATTGTCGCGCTGCTCGGTATCAAGCTCCCGGCGATCGTCGGCACGGCATTGGGGCCGATCACGGCGGCCACGGCCGGCATCGGCCTGTTCCTGACCGGCCTGATGCTGTCCGCCCAGGCGATCAAGATCGACGCCGATGTCACCTTCGGCACGGCGGTCAAGAACATCGTGCAGCCTCTGCTGGTTTTCGGACTGGCGAGACTCTTTCACTTTCCCGCAACGATTGCCGGTCAGGCAGCACTGTTGACCGCGATTCCGGCGGGATTCTTCGGACTGGTGTTCGGCGCGAGCAGTGGGGTCCGGCCGCCCGTCGCGGGCGCAACGTTGCTCGTTTCTTCGATCTCCAGCGTTGTCACGCTGTCGATTGCGATCTGGCTGCTTGCGCCGAAATAA
- a CDS encoding H-NS histone family protein gives MDERKRDSMIAYLRHRMEEFGIKPEDLAAVLASEPAAQKAERYRSATGDSWDGQGEMPQWLKQAISAGQSIDHFELSAAPAPAPAPQQKKRVDWQNDPFAGSPLARSNNR, from the coding sequence ATGGACGAAAGGAAGCGAGATAGCATGATTGCGTATCTCCGCCACCGCATGGAAGAGTTTGGTATCAAACCAGAAGACCTTGCCGCAGTGCTGGCGTCCGAGCCGGCAGCGCAAAAGGCTGAACGCTACCGTAGCGCAACTGGAGATAGCTGGGATGGCCAGGGTGAGATGCCCCAATGGCTGAAACAGGCAATCAGCGCAGGCCAGTCTATCGATCACTTTGAGTTGTCGGCCGCACCGGCGCCGGCGCCCGCCCCGCAGCAGAAGAAACGTGTGGACTGGCAAAACGACCCGTTCGCAGGCAGTCCGCTCGCACGCTCGAACAACCGCTAG
- a CDS encoding Arm DNA-binding domain-containing protein yields the protein MYLFVSIKGTKTWKFDYRLDGKTCAYTLGRFPGLSLHDARELRSNAARLVRSESTRGRMKNNSSNRPSSTTRTRFGLSVRNG from the coding sequence ATGTATTTATTCGTATCGATCAAGGGTACGAAGACGTGGAAATTCGACTACCGACTTGACGGCAAGACCTGTGCGTACACTCTCGGGCGCTTCCCAGGCTTATCGCTTCATGACGCACGAGAACTGCGAAGCAATGCCGCCAGGCTAGTGAGGTCGGAGTCCACCCGAGGGCGCATGAAAAACAACTCCAGCAACAGACCATCGTCCACCACAAGAACACGCTTTGGCCTATCTGTGAGGAATGGCTGA
- a CDS encoding J domain-containing protein yields MATLYDTLGVPTHATEEEIKRAYRKAAMKWHPDRNGGAEEVARATFQEIKDAYAILSDAVQRKVYDSVYAEQMRGWEAQHARRQQAQAEREAAARATDEAAYAEMVSLAMRFADDGYNRDVLFGVLLGRRCDVRRAAQIADSVSALQPARREAAKAEADAANAHDASDAHDASGVPDASAGSEASSVKQDAAVQDVPARRANPEKQEKRAEPAAATHPAGALEGLWFQFLNGLRF; encoded by the coding sequence ATGGCAACCCTTTATGACACCCTCGGCGTGCCCACGCACGCCACGGAAGAAGAGATCAAGCGCGCCTACCGGAAGGCCGCGATGAAGTGGCATCCCGACCGCAATGGCGGCGCCGAGGAAGTTGCGCGCGCCACCTTCCAGGAAATCAAGGACGCGTACGCGATTCTCTCCGACGCCGTGCAGCGCAAGGTGTACGACTCGGTCTATGCCGAGCAGATGCGCGGCTGGGAGGCGCAGCATGCGCGCCGGCAGCAGGCGCAAGCCGAGCGCGAAGCGGCCGCGCGTGCCACTGACGAGGCCGCGTATGCGGAGATGGTCTCGCTCGCCATGCGTTTCGCTGACGACGGCTACAACCGCGATGTGCTGTTCGGGGTGCTGCTTGGGCGTCGATGCGATGTGCGGCGAGCCGCGCAGATCGCCGATAGCGTGTCGGCGTTGCAGCCCGCGCGGCGTGAAGCCGCGAAGGCGGAAGCCGACGCAGCGAATGCTCACGATGCTTCCGATGCTCACGATGCTTCCGGTGTTCCAGATGCTTCGGCCGGGTCCGAAGCATCTTCAGTGAAACAGGACGCCGCCGTGCAGGACGTGCCGGCCAGACGCGCCAATCCGGAGAAGCAGGAGAAGCGTGCGGAACCCGCAGCCGCGACTCATCCGGCCGGCGCGCTCGAAGGTCTGTGGTTTCAGTTTCTCAACGGATTGCGGTTTTGA
- the mdcH gene encoding malonate decarboxylase subunit epsilon, producing MMNIAFLFPGQGAQTPGFLHRLPTHPAIAATLDEAGAVLGMDARTLDTEAALTSTVAVQLSGLISGIAVMRALNAEGVEADAVAGLSSGAYAAAVACGALDFATALPLLKLRAELMESAYPHGFGLAALVGLDEARVVRLIDEIDTGGQPLYIANLNAPTQIVLAGSDAALEVGIEAAKHAGARKAQKMAVSVPSHCALMDDVAARLSEAVARVEIARPRIPYVGNVGARVLREPQDIGRDLSTNVAHTVRWYDSMTVLYEMGVRYFFESPPGTVLTGLIHESFDDVKARSLTDTPIETIVYLARRARSQE from the coding sequence ATGATGAACATTGCATTTCTCTTTCCTGGGCAAGGGGCGCAAACGCCGGGATTTCTGCACCGGTTGCCGACGCACCCCGCTATCGCAGCGACGCTTGACGAAGCAGGCGCCGTGCTCGGCATGGATGCGCGCACGCTGGATACCGAGGCGGCGCTCACTTCGACGGTCGCGGTTCAGCTGTCGGGGCTGATCTCGGGCATCGCGGTGATGCGTGCGCTGAATGCGGAGGGAGTCGAAGCCGATGCGGTCGCCGGGTTATCGAGCGGCGCCTACGCTGCTGCGGTCGCGTGCGGAGCGCTGGATTTCGCAACGGCGCTACCGCTTCTCAAGTTGCGAGCAGAATTGATGGAGAGCGCCTATCCGCATGGCTTCGGGCTGGCGGCACTGGTCGGGCTGGACGAAGCCCGCGTTGTACGCCTGATCGACGAAATCGACACCGGCGGACAGCCGCTCTATATCGCAAACCTGAATGCGCCGACACAGATCGTGCTGGCCGGCAGCGACGCGGCACTCGAAGTGGGTATCGAGGCGGCGAAGCACGCCGGGGCGAGAAAGGCCCAGAAAATGGCCGTCAGTGTGCCATCTCACTGCGCGCTGATGGACGATGTCGCGGCCAGGCTCAGCGAAGCGGTGGCCCGCGTCGAGATTGCGCGGCCGCGGATCCCCTACGTCGGGAATGTCGGTGCGCGCGTGTTGAGAGAGCCGCAGGACATCGGACGTGACCTGTCGACCAACGTGGCTCATACGGTGCGCTGGTACGATTCGATGACGGTTCTGTATGAAATGGGTGTGCGCTATTTCTTCGAATCGCCGCCGGGGACGGTGTTGACCGGGTTGATTCACGAGTCCTTCGACGACGTGAAGGCACGTAGCCTGACCGATACGCCCATCGAGACGATTGTCTATCTGGCAAGACGTGCCCGGTCGCAGGAATGA
- a CDS encoding CDP-diacylglycerol diphosphatase, producing the protein MKTPMPAYPQRALLRRGARIAVTLAIALAAGACARLATVDSNALWKIVDLRCVPSQQATGTPGQCTTVDLDKRYAILKDIVGRSQHLLIPTDRITGIESPLVLAPHAQGYWVDAWNARTYVEKSVKRTLPDNQLGLEINSQYRRSQNQLHIHIDCMRGDISEALAQHAKDTPGKWRWATLDGNRYRIMRVTALTQADNPFRIVAQDNRGEGTMATQTILVTGAGPSAEQDGWLVVNSGIDVDNGSGSAEGLLDHACRVADTH; encoded by the coding sequence ATGAAAACACCAATGCCCGCTTACCCGCAGCGGGCCCTCCTGCGTCGCGGCGCGCGAATCGCGGTGACGTTAGCCATCGCGTTGGCCGCCGGTGCGTGCGCGCGCCTCGCCACGGTCGACTCGAATGCGCTGTGGAAAATCGTCGACCTGCGCTGTGTGCCGTCGCAACAGGCCACCGGCACGCCGGGCCAATGCACGACCGTCGACCTCGATAAACGCTACGCTATCCTGAAGGATATCGTCGGACGGTCGCAGCATCTGCTGATTCCGACCGATCGCATCACCGGAATCGAAAGCCCGCTCGTGCTCGCACCGCATGCGCAGGGTTACTGGGTCGATGCCTGGAACGCGCGGACCTACGTCGAGAAATCGGTCAAGCGTACGCTGCCGGACAATCAACTCGGCCTGGAGATCAACTCGCAGTACCGCCGCTCGCAAAACCAGTTGCATATCCATATCGATTGCATGCGCGGCGATATCAGTGAAGCACTCGCGCAGCACGCGAAAGACACACCCGGCAAATGGCGTTGGGCTACGCTCGACGGCAACCGTTACCGCATCATGCGGGTGACCGCGCTCACCCAGGCGGACAATCCGTTTCGCATCGTCGCGCAGGACAATCGGGGCGAAGGGACAATGGCCACGCAAACTATTCTTGTCACGGGCGCGGGACCGTCAGCGGAACAGGACGGCTGGCTGGTCGTGAACAGCGGGATCGACGTTGACAACGGCAGCGGCTCGGCAGAAGGCCTGCTCGATCACGCCTGCCGCGTGGCGGATACACATTGA
- a CDS encoding MFS transporter: MLIEDNLAASNASLDDGTPSSLRSWLAVFAVAIGAFAFVTTEFLPVGLLPRVAADLGVLPGTAGLMVTVPGVIAAISAPGLMLVAGRMDRRRVFLLLTALLLASNLISAFAPNFLVMLLGRALLGAALGGFWTLATAASVRLVKPRDSARAMATILTGVTCATVIGVPLGTFIASFASWRLSFMATGVLVAIALVAQFFFVPSLPSDAALRLRDLVALLRRPHPRRSMLMVGLVFGAHFSSYTYITPFLLRNANLDMSTITWLLLGFGVIGFFSNFAVSSTVTRNLKVSVAVMVSLLMFALVSLPLLQHSTVGVMALVLAWGISFGALPLCFSIWIQRATPDSPEAGSALFVSIIQVAIAVGSLVGGVVVDHVGISADFLLGSGLALLGLAALASFGRSEQPVAAEPLACPACTD, encoded by the coding sequence ATGTTGATCGAAGATAATCTCGCGGCGAGCAATGCCTCGCTGGACGACGGCACGCCGTCGTCCCTGCGGTCATGGCTCGCTGTTTTCGCGGTCGCCATCGGCGCTTTCGCTTTCGTGACGACGGAGTTTTTGCCGGTCGGACTCCTGCCGCGAGTCGCCGCGGATCTCGGCGTGTTGCCCGGCACGGCCGGATTGATGGTCACCGTGCCCGGCGTGATTGCGGCCATTTCCGCGCCGGGTCTGATGCTGGTGGCGGGGCGTATGGATCGGCGGCGGGTATTTCTTTTACTCACGGCTTTGCTGCTGGCTTCGAATCTGATTTCGGCCTTTGCGCCGAATTTTCTGGTTATGCTGCTCGGGCGCGCGCTGCTTGGCGCTGCATTGGGCGGCTTCTGGACGCTGGCTACGGCGGCGTCGGTGCGGCTCGTCAAGCCGAGAGATTCGGCGCGCGCGATGGCAACCATCCTCACCGGCGTGACGTGCGCCACGGTGATCGGCGTGCCGCTCGGCACGTTCATCGCCAGCTTCGCATCGTGGCGCCTGTCGTTCATGGCGACTGGCGTGCTGGTCGCTATCGCGCTGGTCGCGCAGTTTTTTTTCGTGCCGTCTTTGCCGTCGGACGCCGCGTTGCGCCTGCGCGATCTGGTGGCGTTGCTGCGCCGCCCGCATCCCCGCCGAAGCATGCTGATGGTCGGGCTCGTGTTCGGCGCGCATTTTTCGTCGTACACGTACATCACGCCTTTCCTGCTGCGCAATGCGAATCTGGACATGTCGACGATCACGTGGCTGCTGCTCGGATTCGGCGTAATCGGGTTCTTCTCGAACTTCGCCGTTTCGTCCACGGTGACGCGCAACCTGAAAGTCTCGGTAGCCGTCATGGTTTCGCTGCTGATGTTCGCGCTGGTTTCGCTGCCCCTGCTGCAGCATTCGACGGTCGGGGTCATGGCGCTGGTGCTCGCGTGGGGCATTTCGTTCGGCGCATTGCCGCTGTGCTTCAGCATCTGGATTCAGCGTGCTACGCCGGATTCGCCCGAAGCGGGTTCGGCCTTGTTCGTGAGCATCATTCAGGTGGCGATTGCGGTGGGGTCGCTGGTGGGCGGCGTGGTGGTCGACCATGTGGGTATTTCGGCCGACTTTCTGCTCGGCAGCGGTCTCGCGTTGCTGGGGCTCGCCGCGCTGGCGAGCTTCGGCCGCAGCGAGCAGCCTGTGGCGGCCGAGCCGTTGGCTTGCCCGGCATGCACGGATTAA
- a CDS encoding malonate decarboxylase holo-ACP synthase: MSRSFLVHDLLRLRLPGKWEGAPSWVVESLERAPFAVVRRASPEGCKIPVGVRGRSRNERYAIWLEHDAIIATIRPEYLLRAAPLARITCVPAFQLLDRLKPVLAGLGLDWGPTGSVGFELASGIPTATASSDLDIMIRSDRRLPVGLAVELDRAIGEQARCAGCRIDVLVEVPRGAVSLAEYARRKVVMLRTSVGPCLTHDPWAVTIDAWSTRPHRMVVGQNEMNASHP; encoded by the coding sequence ATGAGTAGATCCTTTCTCGTTCACGACCTCCTGCGGTTGCGTCTACCGGGGAAGTGGGAGGGGGCGCCGTCCTGGGTGGTGGAGTCTCTGGAACGGGCGCCATTTGCGGTCGTGCGTCGTGCATCACCGGAGGGCTGCAAGATACCGGTTGGGGTCCGGGGGCGCTCCCGCAACGAGCGTTATGCCATTTGGCTGGAGCACGATGCGATCATTGCGACGATCCGTCCAGAGTATCTTTTACGGGCTGCGCCGCTCGCGCGGATCACTTGCGTTCCTGCGTTCCAACTGCTCGACCGGCTCAAACCGGTTCTTGCTGGTCTGGGCCTGGATTGGGGGCCTACCGGCAGCGTGGGGTTCGAACTGGCAAGCGGCATCCCGACCGCGACAGCAAGTAGCGACCTTGACATCATGATTCGCAGCGACAGGCGATTACCCGTAGGGCTGGCGGTGGAGCTAGACCGTGCGATCGGGGAGCAGGCGCGCTGCGCGGGTTGTCGGATCGATGTCCTGGTCGAGGTTCCGCGCGGGGCGGTATCTCTCGCGGAATACGCGCGGCGCAAAGTCGTCATGTTACGAACTTCGGTCGGGCCGTGTCTGACACATGATCCGTGGGCGGTAACCATCGATGCCTGGTCCACCAGACCTCACCGAATGGTCGTCGGTCAGAATGAAATGAACGCGTCCCACCCGTGA